The Prochlorococcus marinus str. MIT 9301 genome window below encodes:
- the htpG gene encoding molecular chaperone HtpG, which yields MEKGEIRINTENIFPIIKKAVYSDHEIFLRELVSNGVDAISKRRMASMAGDCENTEEAQVKITINREKNTLTISDNGIGMNDEEIKKYINQVAFSSAEEFLTKYKKDNDEFIGHFGLGFYSSFMVADKVDILTKSAIGESKAFKWSCDGSPNFTLEESERETIGTDVILHLLEEEKEFIEPERIKSLIKKYCDFMPIDVLLEGETINKKNPPWRKQPSELKDEDYIELYKYLYPFQGDPLLWIHLNTDYPYDIQGILYFPKLSGRADWEKGEIKLFCNQVFVSDSIKEIVPKYLLPLRGVIDSTDIPLNVSRSALQTDRKVRSISSFISKKIANKLKDLIKNSPEFYAEIWDSISAFIKIGAIEDEKFAELVNNSIIFETIINSEKNVTKNIENKSLIKSNDKYFTTLANYKERNKLTDSKKIIYCSDLIAQSSALKICLSDNKEVIKSDPLIDAQFLPWLESKNEDFQFQRVDSEINEIEDKESKEIVDKDGKSNTDNLRDTIVKALNNEKVTVKVQSLSSKDAPPAMILLPEQMRRINDMGAYMEQKMPGLPEYHVLLINKEHPLIVGLNKITGNKIIIDEKDPTENPLASKIANHVYDMAKLSVGGLDQEQIINLQNNNAELISELLNSTN from the coding sequence ATGGAAAAAGGCGAAATTCGTATTAATACTGAAAATATTTTCCCAATTATTAAGAAGGCAGTATATTCTGACCATGAAATCTTTTTAAGAGAACTTGTTAGTAATGGTGTTGACGCAATTAGTAAAAGAAGAATGGCCTCTATGGCAGGCGATTGCGAAAATACTGAGGAGGCACAAGTAAAAATAACAATTAACCGTGAAAAAAATACGTTAACAATTTCCGATAATGGAATTGGAATGAATGATGAAGAAATTAAGAAGTACATAAATCAAGTTGCATTTTCTAGTGCTGAAGAATTTCTAACAAAATACAAAAAAGATAATGATGAATTCATAGGTCATTTTGGACTAGGTTTTTATTCAAGTTTCATGGTTGCAGATAAAGTTGATATTTTAACTAAGTCGGCAATTGGGGAATCAAAAGCTTTCAAATGGTCTTGTGATGGATCGCCAAATTTCACGTTAGAGGAATCAGAAAGAGAGACAATTGGTACAGATGTAATTCTTCACCTACTTGAAGAAGAGAAAGAGTTTATTGAGCCTGAAAGGATTAAATCACTCATTAAAAAATATTGTGATTTTATGCCAATAGATGTCTTACTAGAAGGAGAGACAATTAATAAGAAAAATCCTCCCTGGAGAAAACAACCTAGTGAATTAAAAGATGAAGATTATATTGAGTTATATAAATACCTTTATCCTTTCCAGGGAGATCCACTATTATGGATCCATCTAAATACAGATTATCCATATGACATACAAGGGATATTGTATTTTCCAAAGTTGTCAGGTAGAGCTGATTGGGAAAAGGGAGAAATAAAACTATTTTGCAATCAAGTATTCGTAAGCGATTCAATTAAGGAGATAGTACCAAAATACCTTTTACCTCTAAGAGGAGTTATTGACTCTACAGATATACCCCTAAATGTTAGTAGAAGTGCATTACAAACAGATAGAAAAGTAAGATCTATATCATCATTTATCTCAAAAAAAATCGCTAATAAACTGAAGGATTTAATAAAAAATTCTCCAGAATTTTATGCAGAAATTTGGGATTCAATCTCTGCATTTATTAAGATTGGTGCTATCGAAGATGAAAAATTTGCTGAATTAGTAAATAACAGTATAATTTTTGAAACAATAATAAATTCAGAGAAAAACGTAACCAAAAATATTGAAAATAAATCCCTCATCAAATCCAATGATAAATATTTCACAACTCTCGCAAATTACAAAGAGCGAAATAAATTAACTGATTCAAAAAAAATAATTTACTGTTCAGATTTGATTGCGCAGTCTAGTGCATTAAAAATCTGTTTATCTGATAATAAAGAAGTGATTAAATCAGATCCCTTAATTGACGCACAATTTCTTCCATGGTTGGAAAGTAAAAATGAAGATTTTCAATTCCAAAGGGTAGATTCAGAGATAAATGAAATAGAAGATAAAGAATCAAAAGAAATTGTAGATAAGGATGGCAAATCAAATACAGATAATCTTAGAGATACGATAGTTAAGGCCCTTAACAATGAGAAAGTAACAGTTAAAGTACAGTCACTTTCAAGTAAAGATGCTCCACCAGCGATGATATTGCTTCCAGAACAAATGAGAAGAATTAATGATATGGGAGCTTACATGGAACAAAAGATGCCTGGCTTACCTGAATATCATGTGCTCTTAATTAATAAAGAACATCCACTTATTGTTGGTCTTAATAAAATTACAGGCAACAAAATAATTATTGATGAGAAAGACCCTACTGAGAATCCATTGGCATCTAAAATTGCAAATCATGTTTACGATATGGCTAAGCTTTCAGTTGGTGGATTAGATCAAGAACAGATCATTAATTTACAAAATAATAATGCCGAATTAATTTCAGAATTACTTAATTCAACAAATTGA
- a CDS encoding ATP phosphoribosyltransferase regulatory subunit, translating into MTDIKEIKLIDVKNNSNIINNLNSIYKLWGYEEVSPSFINTLETIKGRGVIDENQVVGIVSNNSLCLRPEMTTSIVKLSSTRLINKKRPIRLFTNGMVFDKKQNNKNSFKLQEKLQSGIELIGYDTKYPEIEVINILFDSIDNINLKDGCNLFLLVSTTKIMDLILNKYKNNNFEEIKKCLVNFDQDNLSKLRIDENDKYILKDLLFTRGEPIAILKKLKTIFGTSKTLDDLNFLFETLSNVSNKYGVKLQLDPTFQPHLNLYEGIVFQLIGDNGKNKSVIAKGGRYDELVRSFSPNEKIFNGIGFTISVDILRNLIKEEKTDKKKILLMFKDSYLLEKGMNEQKVQQKKGNIAVLHLNPINDLAKANQIMKENNCSEILWVK; encoded by the coding sequence ATGACCGATATAAAGGAAATTAAATTAATCGATGTAAAAAATAACTCAAACATCATAAATAATTTAAATAGTATTTATAAACTATGGGGATATGAAGAGGTTTCACCCTCATTTATAAATACTTTAGAGACCATAAAAGGCCGTGGCGTTATTGATGAAAATCAGGTTGTAGGAATAGTAAGTAATAATTCATTATGTCTTAGGCCAGAAATGACTACATCGATTGTTAAATTGTCTTCCACTAGATTAATAAATAAGAAAAGACCTATAAGGTTATTCACCAATGGAATGGTTTTTGATAAAAAACAAAATAATAAAAATTCATTTAAGTTACAAGAAAAATTGCAGAGTGGAATTGAATTAATTGGATATGATACAAAATACCCAGAAATTGAAGTTATTAATATTTTGTTTGATTCAATCGATAATATTAATTTGAAGGATGGTTGTAATTTATTTCTACTAGTAAGCACAACAAAAATAATGGACTTGATCCTGAACAAATATAAGAATAATAATTTTGAAGAAATTAAGAAATGTCTGGTTAATTTTGATCAAGATAATTTATCTAAATTAAGAATAGATGAAAATGATAAATATATTCTTAAAGATCTTTTATTCACACGAGGAGAGCCCATTGCAATATTAAAAAAATTAAAAACTATATTTGGTACTAGTAAAACATTAGATGACTTAAATTTTTTGTTTGAGACATTATCAAATGTATCAAATAAATATGGTGTTAAATTACAACTTGATCCCACTTTTCAACCTCACTTGAATTTGTATGAAGGAATAGTTTTTCAACTAATAGGGGATAATGGCAAAAATAAAAGCGTCATCGCAAAAGGCGGAAGATATGATGAGTTAGTGAGATCATTTAGTCCTAATGAGAAAATATTTAATGGGATTGGATTTACAATTTCAGTAGACATTTTAAGAAATTTAATTAAGGAAGAAAAGACAGATAAAAAAAAGATTTTATTGATGTTTAAAGATTCTTATTTGTTAGAAAAAGGGATGAATGAACAAAAAGTACAACAGAAAAAAGGAAATATTGCTGTCTTACATTTAAATCCAATTAATGACTTGGCTAAAGCCAATCAAATTATGAAAGAAAATAATTGTAGTGAGATTTTGTGGGTAAAATAA
- a CDS encoding inositol monophosphatase family protein has translation MFELCEIEELANQFNLSILYEIAKNSAQIGNEILKVNYNKIQKISSKGRKGDLVTNVDLEVENKIKEYLLEETPNISINAEESGKLTKSSDLTWCIDPLDGTTNYSHGYPFFGTSIGLVYKNKPIIGAISVPYLNELYSACIGLGSFCNDSELKVSNPSNLSDSLLVTGFSYDRFETEDNNYAEFCYLTHKTRGVRRGGAAAVDLAFVAAGKVDGYWERGLEVWDLAAGAIIVKEAGGIISDYPSGEFNLSSGRILACSPSLENELKNELDKVSPLKKNLYT, from the coding sequence ATGTTTGAATTATGTGAAATAGAGGAACTTGCAAATCAATTTAACTTATCCATTTTGTATGAAATAGCCAAGAATTCCGCTCAAATTGGTAATGAAATTTTAAAAGTTAATTACAATAAAATTCAAAAAATATCATCAAAAGGTAGAAAAGGTGATCTAGTTACCAATGTAGATTTGGAAGTTGAAAACAAAATAAAAGAATATTTATTAGAAGAGACGCCAAACATATCTATAAATGCAGAGGAATCGGGTAAATTAACCAAATCTTCGGATTTAACGTGGTGTATAGACCCATTAGACGGTACAACAAATTATTCCCATGGATATCCTTTTTTTGGGACCTCTATTGGTCTTGTATATAAAAATAAGCCAATAATAGGCGCTATATCAGTACCTTATTTAAATGAACTATATTCAGCCTGTATTGGTTTAGGCTCATTCTGCAATGATAGTGAACTTAAAGTATCGAATCCATCTAATCTTTCTGATAGTCTACTTGTAACTGGTTTCTCTTATGACAGATTTGAGACAGAGGATAATAACTATGCAGAATTTTGTTATTTAACACATAAAACTAGAGGTGTTAGAAGAGGAGGTGCAGCAGCAGTTGATCTAGCATTTGTTGCGGCAGGTAAGGTAGATGGATATTGGGAAAGAGGATTAGAGGTATGGGACCTAGCGGCCGGTGCTATTATTGTTAAAGAGGCTGGTGGTATTATTTCTGATTATCCATCAGGCGAATTTAATTTAAGTTCAGGAAGAATTTTAGCTTGTTCTCCCAGCCTTGAGAATGAATTAAAAAATGAACTAGATAAAGTTTCTCCATTAAAAAAAAATCTCTATACCTAA
- a CDS encoding 2Fe-2S iron-sulfur cluster-binding protein, producing the protein MKKTFTVTIKNKETGKVYKEQVNSDDYILKEFEKKGFKLAFSCRNGCCTSCAVKIKSGTLQQPEAMGVSQTLKDKGYALLCVAKATSDLEVETTYEDEVYDLQFGQYFGRGNTRVAPPWEFEED; encoded by the coding sequence TTGAAAAAGACTTTCACAGTCACGATTAAAAATAAGGAAACTGGAAAGGTCTACAAAGAGCAGGTTAATAGTGATGATTACATACTTAAGGAATTTGAAAAGAAAGGTTTCAAACTTGCATTTTCATGTAGAAATGGTTGCTGTACAAGTTGTGCAGTTAAAATTAAATCTGGTACCCTACAACAACCTGAAGCTATGGGTGTATCTCAGACTTTAAAAGACAAAGGTTACGCACTTCTTTGTGTCGCTAAAGCAACTTCAGATCTTGAGGTAGAAACTACATATGAAGATGAAGTTTACGATTTACAATTTGGACAATATTTTGGGAGAGGAAATACAAGAGTTGCGCCACCTTGGGAATTTGAGGAAGATTAA
- the dnaK gene encoding molecular chaperone DnaK gives MGQIVGIDLGTTNSVVGVIEAGRPIVIANSEGTRTTPSIVGFTKDKEIVIGDQARRQLVLNPKNTFYNLKRFIGSDWDELDENSISVPYNVKANNTGSVRVLSPNTEREYAPEELVSSLIRKLINDAETYLGDTVDSAVITVPAYFNESQRQATKDSAILAGIKVDRILNEPTAAALAYGFEKSSSNNVLVFDLGGGTFDVSLLKISNGVFDVKATCGDTQLGGNNFDSKIVDWLAEKFLAKHNIDLRRDRQALQRLTEAAEKAKCELSGLQKTKISLPFITTSKEGPLHIEETLDRKIFESLSQDLLDRLLEPVQIALDDSGWNADDIDEVVLVGGSTRIPMVQQLVKTLVPNDPCQSVNPDEVVAVGAAIQSGIISGDLQDLLLNDVTPLSLGLETIGGLMKVLIPRNTPIPVRQSDVFSTSEANQSSVVVQVRQGERPLASENKSLGKFRLSGIPPAPRGIPQVQVAFDIDANGLLEVSATDRTTGRKQTVTISGGSNLNEQEINSIIEEAKVKANEDRKRRSVIDRKNSALTLIAQAERRLRDASLEFGPYGAERQQRAVELAIQDVEEFIDDDDPQELEISVSALQEALFGLNRKFAAEKKTDNNPLQSIKNTFGSLKDELFSDDYWDEDPWDNQMNRNYRNSRYGNSRDDDPWDNDYFL, from the coding sequence ATGGGGCAAATAGTTGGAATTGATTTGGGTACTACTAACTCTGTTGTCGGAGTTATAGAAGCTGGTCGTCCAATTGTTATTGCTAATTCTGAAGGTACTAGAACTACACCTTCAATAGTTGGATTTACAAAAGACAAAGAAATAGTAATAGGAGATCAAGCAAGAAGACAGCTTGTTCTAAATCCAAAGAATACCTTTTATAACCTAAAAAGATTTATTGGTAGTGACTGGGATGAATTAGATGAGAATAGTATTTCTGTTCCTTACAATGTAAAGGCTAATAATACAGGAAGCGTTAGAGTTCTTAGCCCAAATACAGAAAGAGAGTATGCACCAGAAGAATTAGTTAGCTCATTAATTAGAAAATTAATTAATGATGCTGAAACATATCTTGGAGATACTGTTGACTCTGCTGTTATTACAGTCCCTGCCTATTTCAATGAATCTCAAAGGCAAGCTACAAAGGATTCTGCAATATTGGCTGGTATAAAAGTAGATAGAATCCTAAATGAACCTACAGCAGCAGCTTTAGCTTATGGTTTTGAAAAAAGTTCTTCTAATAATGTGTTAGTTTTTGATTTAGGTGGAGGAACATTTGACGTCTCATTATTAAAAATTTCTAATGGTGTATTTGATGTTAAAGCCACTTGTGGTGATACACAGTTAGGAGGGAACAATTTTGATTCTAAAATAGTTGATTGGCTTGCAGAAAAATTTCTTGCTAAACATAATATTGATCTAAGAAGGGATAGGCAAGCTTTGCAGAGATTAACTGAGGCTGCTGAAAAAGCTAAATGTGAATTATCTGGATTGCAAAAAACAAAAATATCCTTACCTTTTATCACCACTAGTAAAGAGGGTCCATTACATATTGAGGAAACCTTAGATAGAAAAATATTTGAATCATTATCTCAAGATCTTCTGGATAGATTATTAGAGCCTGTGCAAATAGCATTAGATGACTCCGGTTGGAACGCAGATGATATAGATGAGGTAGTTCTTGTCGGCGGTAGCACAAGAATTCCAATGGTTCAACAATTAGTAAAGACTCTTGTTCCAAATGACCCTTGTCAATCTGTTAATCCTGATGAAGTTGTAGCAGTTGGAGCTGCGATACAATCTGGAATAATTAGCGGTGATTTACAAGATTTACTCCTAAATGACGTTACTCCCTTATCTTTAGGTTTAGAAACTATTGGTGGTCTTATGAAGGTCCTCATTCCTCGTAATACTCCAATACCAGTTAGACAATCTGACGTTTTTAGTACTTCTGAAGCTAATCAATCATCAGTGGTTGTTCAAGTACGGCAGGGGGAAAGGCCTTTAGCATCTGAAAATAAATCACTAGGTAAATTTAGACTATCAGGAATACCTCCAGCTCCAAGAGGAATACCTCAAGTTCAGGTTGCATTTGATATTGATGCTAATGGTCTTTTAGAAGTAAGCGCAACTGATAGAACCACTGGAAGAAAGCAAACAGTTACAATTTCTGGAGGTTCTAATTTAAATGAACAAGAAATAAATTCGATAATTGAAGAAGCAAAAGTAAAAGCCAATGAAGATAGAAAGAGAAGATCTGTAATTGATAGAAAAAATAGTGCTTTAACTCTTATTGCGCAAGCTGAGAGAAGACTTAGAGATGCTTCATTGGAATTTGGCCCTTATGGTGCTGAGAGGCAACAACGAGCTGTTGAATTAGCCATTCAAGATGTTGAAGAGTTTATAGATGATGATGATCCTCAAGAATTAGAAATCTCAGTAAGTGCTCTTCAAGAAGCATTATTCGGTTTAAATAGAAAATTTGCAGCAGAAAAGAAAACTGATAATAATCCCTTACAAAGCATTAAAAATACATTTGGATCATTAAAGGATGAACTCTTTTCAGATGATTATTGGGATGAAGATCCTTGGGATAATCAAATGAATAGAAATTATAGAAATTCGAGGTATGGTAATTCTAGGGACGATGATCCATGGGACAATGACTACTTCCTCTAA
- a CDS encoding DnaJ C-terminal domain-containing protein produces the protein MVILGTMIHGTMTTSSKKDYLSILGLSPDFDDKELKKAFRREARKWHPDLNKNDLNAEERFKLINQAYEYLRNPNIRKDISDENIQDDYENNNFKTGFPDFQDYLDSLFGYEYSPKNYEDYDNEPFEDESINTNNDEFNNYEYPTTSPVEPPPVKLHQDIETIIELTPDEALNGASILIELEDETVVEVDTPPFAGDGWRLRLENIARGGKDHYLQLKVQTESGLRIDGLRVLYKLELFPHDALLGCAVEVPTLEGNVTLQVPPKSSTGRMLRLKGRGLTFEDNVGDQYVEILVVIPADINDEEIALYTRLQELSLSDS, from the coding sequence ATGGTAATTCTAGGGACGATGATCCATGGGACAATGACTACTTCCTCTAAAAAAGACTATTTGTCGATTTTGGGTTTATCCCCCGATTTCGATGATAAAGAACTTAAAAAGGCTTTTCGAAGAGAAGCGAGAAAATGGCACCCAGATTTAAATAAAAACGATCTTAATGCAGAAGAGAGATTTAAATTAATTAACCAAGCATACGAATATCTACGCAATCCCAATATAAGAAAAGATATTTCTGATGAAAATATTCAGGATGATTACGAAAATAATAATTTCAAGACAGGTTTTCCTGATTTTCAAGATTATCTTGATTCATTATTTGGATATGAATACTCACCAAAGAATTACGAGGATTATGATAATGAGCCATTTGAGGATGAATCAATAAATACAAATAATGATGAATTTAACAATTATGAATACCCTACAACCTCTCCAGTAGAGCCGCCTCCAGTTAAACTCCACCAAGATATTGAAACAATTATTGAATTAACTCCTGATGAGGCCTTAAATGGAGCTTCAATTTTAATAGAGCTTGAAGATGAAACCGTAGTAGAAGTCGATACGCCTCCTTTTGCTGGAGATGGGTGGCGATTAAGACTTGAAAATATAGCAAGAGGAGGTAAAGATCATTATCTGCAGTTAAAAGTTCAAACCGAAAGTGGTCTAAGAATAGACGGTTTAAGAGTTCTTTATAAATTAGAATTATTTCCTCATGATGCTCTACTTGGTTGTGCAGTAGAGGTCCCCACCCTTGAAGGAAATGTCACACTTCAAGTGCCACCAAAATCATCTACGGGAAGAATGTTACGTTTGAAAGGTAGGGGTTTAACTTTCGAAGATAATGTTGGTGATCAATATGTTGAAATCTTGGTAGTGATACCTGCTGATATTAATGATGAAGAAATTGCTTTATATACAAGATTACAAGAATTATCACTTTCTGATTCTTAA
- a CDS encoding DUF3110 domain-containing protein → MNIFVLLYNSGTDKEGIHSIELKGRTIVLMFEDKDDATRYCGLLEAQDFPLPTVEMINIEEIKDFCIKLDYECKLVEKNFVPKTAEDRLLISPPQKNLEVENWEEDKNSKKDNIDINTIKENLEKLL, encoded by the coding sequence ATGAACATATTTGTTCTTTTATATAATTCAGGAACAGATAAGGAAGGAATCCATTCAATAGAACTAAAAGGCAGGACGATCGTTCTTATGTTTGAAGATAAGGATGATGCAACAAGATATTGTGGTCTCTTAGAAGCACAAGATTTTCCATTGCCAACAGTTGAAATGATCAACATTGAGGAAATAAAAGATTTCTGCATTAAATTAGACTATGAATGCAAATTAGTAGAAAAAAATTTTGTACCTAAAACAGCAGAAGATAGATTGTTAATTTCACCACCACAGAAAAACCTAGAAGTTGAAAATTGGGAGGAAGACAAAAATAGTAAAAAAGATAACATTGATATAAATACCATTAAGGAAAACCTTGAAAAGTTACTTTAG
- a CDS encoding peptidylprolyl isomerase, translated as MTSALFETEVGNINIEFFSDDAPNTVKNFTNLISDGFYDGLAFHRVIPGFMAQGGCPNTRDGASGMPGTGGPGYNIKCEINSNKHLKGSLSMAHAGKDTGGSQFFIVYEPQPHLDGVHTVFGKTDDMDVVLKLTNGSKILKATLK; from the coding sequence ATGACATCCGCATTATTTGAAACAGAAGTAGGGAACATTAATATTGAATTTTTCTCTGACGACGCACCTAATACAGTAAAAAACTTTACGAATTTGATTAGTGATGGTTTTTATGATGGTCTAGCATTTCACAGAGTTATTCCTGGATTTATGGCTCAGGGTGGATGTCCTAATACTCGTGACGGAGCATCTGGGATGCCTGGAACTGGAGGCCCTGGATATAATATTAAATGTGAAATTAATTCCAATAAACATTTAAAAGGCTCACTTTCTATGGCTCATGCAGGAAAGGATACAGGTGGTAGTCAGTTTTTCATAGTCTATGAACCTCAGCCTCATCTAGATGGAGTTCATACTGTTTTTGGTAAGACTGATGATATGGATGTAGTTCTAAAGCTTACTAATGGTTCAAAAATTCTAAAAGCAACTTTAAAATAG
- the ribBA gene encoding bifunctional 3,4-dihydroxy-2-butanone-4-phosphate synthase/GTP cyclohydrolase II: protein MKETSPKSNNGTILDINDSFKIEFDPISDALAAIRNGECIIVVDDERRENEGDLICAAQFATPQQINFMATEGRGLICLAMQGEKLDSLDLPLMVDRNTDENQTAFTISIDAGPENNVTTGISAEDRAKTIQVAINPNTKPDDLRRPGHIFPLRAKKGGVLKRAGHTEAAVDIAAMSGLYPAGVICEIQNPDGSMSRLPQLKEYAKQWGMKLISIADLISYRFQTERFVFRKSDAVLPSIFGNFKAYGYVNELDGSEHVALVKQKSSKLREPVLVRMHSECLTGDAFGSLRCDCRPQLEAALSRIEKEEEGVVVYLRQEGRGIGLINKLKAYSLQDGGLDTVEANEKLGFPADLRNYGVGAQILTDLGIKKLKLLTNNPRKIAGLGGYGIEVIERVPLVICPNDNNAEYLSVKKTKLGHMIDEENSNSRNIDPFISIFLDGKYKSNDLVPIKNAVIKFCSYKNINIKLESTPRLLAFWNRPKLVWRILHDQNRTNSNITDEEIKNIELFIQFLSNYENSTKIGIIVSRNIEQALHPTNSIKLINTKFTINNEILYSSTRKFNLDKETFSIVFEG from the coding sequence ATGAAAGAAACAAGTCCCAAATCAAATAATGGAACAATTTTGGATATAAATGATTCTTTTAAAATTGAATTTGACCCTATCAGCGATGCATTGGCAGCTATAAGAAATGGGGAATGCATAATTGTTGTAGATGATGAGAGAAGAGAAAATGAAGGAGATTTAATATGTGCGGCTCAGTTTGCAACTCCACAGCAAATTAATTTTATGGCTACCGAAGGACGTGGACTTATATGCCTAGCCATGCAAGGTGAAAAACTTGACTCTTTAGATTTACCATTAATGGTAGATAGAAATACAGATGAAAATCAAACAGCTTTTACGATATCAATTGATGCTGGACCTGAAAATAATGTTACTACTGGAATTTCTGCTGAAGACAGGGCAAAGACAATTCAAGTTGCTATAAACCCAAATACAAAACCCGATGATTTGAGAAGGCCAGGACATATTTTTCCATTAAGAGCTAAGAAAGGTGGAGTATTAAAAAGAGCAGGTCATACTGAAGCGGCAGTAGATATTGCGGCAATGTCAGGTCTTTATCCCGCTGGAGTGATTTGCGAAATACAAAATCCTGATGGTTCCATGTCTAGACTTCCACAACTTAAAGAGTATGCAAAACAGTGGGGAATGAAATTAATATCCATAGCCGATTTAATTAGTTATCGTTTTCAAACTGAGAGATTTGTATTTAGAAAATCTGATGCGGTACTTCCAAGTATTTTTGGTAATTTCAAAGCTTATGGATACGTTAATGAACTTGATGGTTCAGAGCACGTTGCATTAGTTAAACAAAAATCATCCAAATTAAGAGAGCCTGTACTTGTAAGAATGCATTCAGAGTGCTTAACTGGCGATGCTTTTGGATCTTTACGTTGTGATTGTAGACCTCAGTTAGAGGCTGCTTTATCAAGGATTGAAAAGGAAGAAGAAGGAGTTGTTGTTTACTTGAGACAAGAAGGTAGAGGTATTGGTCTTATAAATAAATTAAAGGCTTATAGTTTACAGGATGGTGGATTAGACACCGTAGAAGCTAATGAAAAATTAGGTTTTCCAGCTGATCTAAGAAATTATGGAGTTGGAGCACAGATATTAACCGATCTAGGGATAAAAAAACTAAAATTACTTACAAACAATCCTAGAAAGATTGCTGGATTAGGTGGTTATGGAATAGAAGTTATTGAGAGAGTTCCATTGGTTATTTGTCCAAACGATAATAATGCAGAATATTTGAGTGTAAAAAAAACCAAGTTAGGCCATATGATTGATGAAGAAAATTCTAATTCAAGGAATATCGATCCATTCATATCAATTTTTCTTGACGGTAAATATAAATCTAATGATCTAGTTCCAATAAAAAATGCCGTTATTAAATTCTGTAGTTATAAGAACATTAATATTAAACTAGAAAGTACGCCAAGATTATTGGCTTTTTGGAATCGACCAAAATTAGTTTGGAGAATTTTGCATGATCAGAACAGAACTAATTCCAACATTACTGATGAAGAAATAAAGAATATAGAATTATTTATTCAGTTTTTATCTAATTATGAAAATAGTACAAAGATTGGAATTATAGTTTCTAGAAACATTGAACAGGCTTTACACCCAACAAATAGCATCAAATTAATCAATACAAAATTTACTATTAATAATGAAATTTTATATTCATCTACAAGAAAATTTAATCTAGATAAAGAGACGTTTAGTATTGTTTTTGAAGGCTAA